A single genomic interval of Chlamydiales bacterium STE3 harbors:
- a CDS encoding 6-carboxy-5,6,7,8-tetrahydropterin synthase (Product derived from UniProtKB/Swiss-Prot:Q9ZDY5;Gene name derived from UniProtKB/Swiss-Prot:Q9ZDY5;EC number derived from UniProtKB/Swiss-Prot:Q9ZDY5) has translation MRNFLTKKICCVRKLHFCAGHRVMGHEGKCATVHGHNYYLHLFAESPKLDAIGRVVDFSVLKEKIGSWVEYHWDHNFLVCDRDDKVIEMLHTIPRKKDPFICPFNPTAENMAYFLLHEIAPQCLKGTSITITKIVLYETENCYVEVSL, from the coding sequence ATGAGGAATTTTTTGACGAAAAAAATTTGCTGTGTTCGTAAATTGCATTTTTGTGCCGGCCATCGTGTGATGGGCCACGAAGGTAAATGTGCAACTGTGCACGGACACAATTACTATCTTCATCTTTTTGCTGAATCTCCTAAGCTTGACGCTATAGGCCGTGTTGTTGACTTCTCTGTTTTAAAGGAAAAGATAGGCAGTTGGGTAGAGTATCATTGGGACCATAATTTCTTAGTTTGCGATCGTGATGACAAAGTGATTGAGATGTTGCACACTATACCAAGGAAAAAAGATCCTTTTATATGCCCTTTCAATCCTACCGCAGAAAACATGGCCTATTTCCTTTTGCATGAAATTGCTCCACAGTGCTTAAAAGGAACTTCTATAACGATCACAAAAATCGTTCTTTACGAGACAGAAAATTGCTATGTTGAAGTGAGCTTATGA
- a CDS encoding Uncharacterized protein (Product derived from UniProtKB/Trembl:F1VXP3), which yields MRRKFCIKKFIFLLFCSFSQLVGDFNEPKYKVVKAEENIEIRSYPHLLVAEVKFNGKRKEALKEGFKVLADYISGNNFLKQKIEMTAPVLEQSLTTLSIHESPIKQLNGNEWLIRYIFPESYNLENAPKPHNASIQVLLLPAKHLAVIRYSGRTGDENVTTQMTKLQKFICDKQLKPIGPPIFAYYNPPWTLPFMRRNEMMIFLEE from the coding sequence ATGCGACGCAAATTCTGTATTAAAAAATTTATTTTTTTGCTCTTTTGTTCTTTTAGTCAATTGGTAGGAGACTTTAATGAACCTAAATATAAAGTGGTTAAAGCTGAAGAAAACATAGAAATTCGCTCCTATCCCCATCTGCTAGTCGCAGAAGTAAAATTTAATGGAAAACGAAAAGAAGCTTTAAAAGAAGGCTTTAAGGTTTTAGCAGATTACATTTCAGGAAACAACTTTCTAAAACAAAAAATTGAAATGACTGCACCTGTTTTAGAACAATCGTTAACAACGCTTTCGATCCATGAATCCCCTATAAAACAACTTAATGGAAATGAATGGCTTATTAGATATATTTTTCCTGAAAGCTACAATCTAGAAAATGCTCCTAAACCCCATAATGCTTCTATTCAAGTTCTTTTATTACCCGCTAAGCATTTGGCTGTAATTCGCTATTCTGGGCGTACAGGAGATGAAAATGTCACGACTCAAATGACTAAATTACAAAAGTTTATTTGCGACAAACAACTTAAACCCATCGGCCCGCCCATCTTTGCCTACTATAATCCTCCATGGACGCTACCCTTCATGCGTCGCAACGAAATGATGATCTTCTTAGAAGAATAG
- a CDS encoding ADP-ribosylglycohydrolase-related protein (Product derived from UniProtKB/Trembl:Q39Q85): protein MISEERLTAAIWGQLIGDAIALGSHWIYQPELLRLEYPEGLKGFEMPKKGHYHYGKVSGDSTHYGEGCRLMLQSIAEKREFSKKDFTHRFQSFFGSSLQTGYIDHATRETLRNIHAKIEPSGADDDQMATATRLAPLVAFYCEKANLQDFVKQATQIGQNHHKSLAYMECNASILADLMKGVDLRTAFKKQVSHSICGPKIESALIQEKGDLYEITQQFGISCGLDEAFPCSIYIALAFDGHFEKALLANVQAGGDSAGRGGLLGSWLGAYQGIAAIPQNWMMKLRGKELIQYWINELIRSSNIETQPSIA from the coding sequence ATGATTAGTGAAGAACGCTTAACAGCAGCCATCTGGGGACAGCTTATCGGTGATGCCATCGCACTTGGAAGTCATTGGATTTACCAACCTGAATTGTTGAGGCTTGAGTACCCGGAAGGGTTGAAAGGGTTCGAAATGCCTAAAAAAGGGCATTATCATTATGGAAAAGTTTCAGGCGACTCTACACATTACGGGGAAGGATGCCGACTCATGCTTCAGTCAATTGCAGAGAAAAGGGAGTTTTCCAAAAAAGATTTTACCCACAGATTCCAATCATTCTTCGGGAGCTCTCTTCAAACAGGCTACATCGACCATGCTACACGAGAAACTCTGCGAAACATTCACGCCAAAATAGAACCTTCTGGTGCTGATGATGATCAAATGGCAACCGCGACGCGCCTTGCTCCACTTGTCGCATTTTATTGTGAAAAAGCGAATTTGCAAGATTTTGTCAAACAAGCCACCCAAATAGGGCAAAACCATCACAAAAGTTTAGCTTACATGGAGTGCAATGCCTCTATTTTAGCCGATTTAATGAAGGGAGTGGACCTTAGAACTGCTTTTAAAAAGCAAGTTTCTCATTCTATTTGTGGGCCTAAGATTGAATCAGCTCTAATCCAAGAAAAGGGAGATCTCTACGAAATAACGCAACAGTTTGGCATATCTTGCGGGCTAGATGAGGCCTTTCCTTGTTCGATTTATATAGCTCTTGCTTTCGATGGCCATTTTGAAAAAGCTCTTCTCGCCAACGTTCAAGCTGGGGGTGATAGTGCCGGTAGAGGGGGCCTTTTAGGAAGTTGGCTTGGGGCTTACCAAGGCATAGCGGCTATTCCTCAAAATTGGATGATGAAATTAAGGGGGAAAGAGCTGATCCAGTACTGGATCAATGAGTTGATCCGGTCAAGCAACATTGAGACTCAACCTTCAATAGCCTAA
- a CDS encoding Uncharacterized conserved protein UCP018688 (Product derived from UniProtKB/Trembl:F8E8P9), with translation MKTEPLSLEHKSLLRPKFQEMGLCLSEYSFASRYLFRREYNLEVIFDDDRMWIRGKTKDGITFLMPLENIQLIPEERILAALQWADCLYPIPEKWISTLNRNKFYVNFNRNESDYLFKREKIASYAGRKLSPKRNLVKQFDASHEAKVLPYTKKYMEEALSILYSWQSMYPGTSSDFSPCQDGLANSDELNLIGYIVFVEKKPAAFILGEILHSTLFDIHFAKALTTYKGIYPFLFQELANRLVCQEINCLNWEQDLGEEGLRQSKLSYQPDEIAHKYRLFPLS, from the coding sequence ATGAAAACTGAACCCCTTTCTCTAGAACACAAATCGCTCTTACGACCAAAATTCCAAGAAATGGGCCTCTGCCTTTCTGAGTACAGTTTTGCTAGTCGCTATTTGTTTAGAAGAGAGTACAATTTAGAAGTCATCTTTGATGATGACAGAATGTGGATTCGCGGTAAAACAAAAGATGGAATCACTTTTTTAATGCCTTTAGAAAATATCCAGCTTATTCCCGAGGAGAGAATTTTAGCTGCTCTTCAATGGGCAGACTGCCTCTACCCTATTCCAGAAAAATGGATTTCTACGCTCAATAGAAACAAATTTTATGTAAATTTTAACCGTAACGAATCAGATTATTTATTTAAACGAGAAAAAATTGCGAGCTATGCAGGAAGAAAGCTGAGTCCTAAACGCAATTTGGTTAAGCAATTTGATGCTTCTCACGAAGCAAAAGTTCTTCCCTATACAAAAAAATATATGGAAGAAGCCCTTTCCATTCTCTATTCCTGGCAAAGCATGTACCCCGGCACATCCTCAGACTTTTCGCCTTGTCAAGATGGACTTGCGAACTCTGACGAACTCAATCTAATAGGTTATATTGTATTTGTTGAAAAAAAGCCGGCAGCCTTTATCCTTGGAGAAATTTTACATTCGACTCTTTTTGATATCCATTTTGCAAAAGCTCTTACTACATATAAGGGGATTTACCCTTTTCTTTTCCAAGAACTGGCCAATCGGTTAGTCTGTCAGGAAATCAATTGTTTAAATTGGGAGCAAGATCTGGGGGAGGAAGGCTTAAGGCAATCCAAACTTTCTTATCAACCCGATGAAATAGCCCACAAATACCGCTTATTTCCCTTATCATAA
- a CDS encoding putative bumetanide-sensitive Na-K-Cl (Product derived from UniProtKB/Trembl:Q6MD03), with translation MNTIADQIPETWPEKMIPQEEKKPGYGTFMGVFVPSILMVFGVIIFLRMGWIVGQGLSTAFLIITLSTFIAFVTTLSMASISTNIEVGKGGVYYLLSRSLGIEIGSAIGIPLYLKQCLSIAFCVIGFAESLHDLIPAWSITSIGIGTLFSLTLLAYFSLNGALRVQLFIFAAIVASLISFFMGGKEMLPPGEPMLMPEPFQKIGFWTIFAIFFPAMTGIESSVSLSGDLRDPGRSLPLGTLSALLVAYVIYMAISVFLSQNVPFELLIGNPFIMQAIAKVPALIILGIWGATISSALGGLLGAPRTLQALAEDGVVPKFFGRNFGVSQEPRIATLTTCLIALCGVYFGSVNLIAPLLTMICLICYAVLNFSAGLETLMDNPSWRPRFRIHWSISLFGAALCLMAMMMIDPGYAILASFLVAFIYIIATRRKLRNSWDDIREGILLFISRFAIYRLALSESISKSWRPNFLVFARNNEGALLHFSQAITQGKGFITMASFVTTPLESDQKKKELENRLVKNLKEKHIQALVQVDYAKKVYVSMHRMIENHGLGPLTPNTIVCGSHNIDDLENLASVIFKAHQRQCNMVILNSENESLDSKIHAGDIHIWWHSSHKGNGEFMLVLAYMLTRNPQWRRAKICLKALVSNEMQRQKAFEEFEELSQAKRIPFDIEILVSHKPDEEYLNFVPNFSKNAGLIFLSLAPPSQETSSAEYVAYLKSITEFSQEFPTAALVLSSEFTPLQNILN, from the coding sequence ATGAATACGATTGCTGATCAAATCCCAGAAACATGGCCGGAAAAAATGATTCCTCAAGAGGAAAAGAAACCGGGATATGGAACCTTCATGGGAGTTTTTGTTCCCAGTATCTTAATGGTATTTGGTGTCATTATTTTCTTGAGAATGGGTTGGATTGTCGGACAAGGGCTATCTACCGCTTTTCTCATTATCACTTTATCGACCTTTATTGCATTTGTGACTACCCTTTCAATGGCCAGCATTTCGACAAATATCGAAGTTGGAAAAGGAGGGGTTTACTACCTTCTTTCCCGCTCATTAGGGATTGAAATCGGTTCAGCTATCGGAATTCCCCTTTATTTAAAACAATGTTTATCAATTGCCTTTTGCGTGATAGGCTTTGCTGAGTCTTTACATGATTTGATTCCGGCCTGGTCAATCACCTCTATTGGGATCGGAACGCTTTTTTCACTCACCCTGCTCGCTTATTTTTCGCTAAATGGTGCTTTAAGAGTTCAGTTATTTATTTTTGCTGCCATTGTCGCTTCGCTGATCTCTTTTTTCATGGGCGGCAAAGAGATGCTTCCACCTGGCGAGCCCATGCTAATGCCTGAGCCCTTTCAGAAAATTGGATTTTGGACCATTTTTGCTATCTTTTTTCCCGCAATGACGGGCATCGAATCAAGCGTTTCTCTTTCTGGAGATCTTCGCGATCCGGGAAGATCTCTTCCGCTAGGAACATTGAGTGCACTATTAGTCGCCTATGTCATTTACATGGCAATCTCTGTCTTTCTTTCACAAAATGTCCCATTTGAATTATTAATTGGTAATCCTTTTATTATGCAAGCGATTGCAAAAGTGCCAGCCTTAATTATTCTTGGAATTTGGGGAGCTACGATTTCAAGCGCTCTCGGTGGGCTTCTTGGCGCTCCTCGTACACTTCAAGCACTTGCCGAAGATGGGGTTGTTCCCAAATTTTTTGGAAGAAATTTTGGCGTTTCTCAAGAACCAAGAATTGCTACACTCACCACTTGCCTGATCGCTTTATGCGGTGTTTATTTTGGAAGTGTCAATTTGATCGCACCTTTGCTTACGATGATCTGCCTTATCTGCTACGCTGTTTTAAATTTTTCCGCAGGGCTTGAGACACTGATGGATAACCCTAGCTGGCGCCCACGTTTCCGCATCCACTGGAGCATTTCGCTTTTTGGTGCTGCGCTTTGTTTGATGGCAATGATGATGATCGATCCAGGCTACGCTATCTTAGCCTCTTTTTTAGTAGCCTTTATCTATATTATTGCCACGAGAAGAAAGCTGCGCAATTCATGGGATGATATTCGAGAAGGTATCCTGCTTTTCATCTCGCGTTTTGCGATTTACCGCCTTGCGCTAAGTGAGTCCATCTCAAAATCCTGGAGGCCCAACTTTTTAGTTTTTGCGCGCAATAATGAAGGAGCCCTTCTCCATTTTTCTCAGGCCATTACCCAAGGAAAAGGCTTTATTACGATGGCTTCATTTGTAACAACTCCTCTGGAAAGTGACCAGAAAAAAAAGGAACTGGAAAATCGTTTAGTTAAAAATCTCAAAGAAAAACACATTCAAGCTCTTGTTCAAGTTGATTATGCCAAAAAAGTCTACGTAAGCATGCATAGAATGATCGAAAATCACGGTCTTGGACCTTTGACACCTAATACGATTGTCTGCGGCAGCCATAACATTGATGATCTAGAAAACCTTGCTTCAGTCATTTTTAAGGCTCACCAAAGGCAGTGTAACATGGTGATCTTAAACAGCGAAAATGAATCCCTTGATTCAAAAATTCATGCTGGCGACATCCATATTTGGTGGCATTCATCTCATAAGGGTAATGGGGAATTCATGCTTGTTTTAGCCTATATGCTCACCCGTAATCCACAATGGAGAAGAGCCAAAATTTGTCTGAAAGCTTTAGTATCTAACGAAATGCAGAGACAGAAAGCTTTTGAAGAGTTTGAGGAGTTGAGCCAAGCGAAAAGGATCCCCTTCGACATTGAAATTTTGGTTTCTCATAAACCTGATGAGGAATACTTAAATTTTGTTCCTAATTTCTCTAAGAATGCAGGCTTAATTTTCCTAAGTTTGGCTCCACCAAGCCAAGAGACCTCTTCAGCCGAGTATGTGGCTTATCTAAAGTCCATTACGGAATTTTCTCAAGAATTCCCAACGGCAGCCTTAGTGCTCAGTTCAGAATTTACTCCTCTTCAGAACATCCTAAACTAA